GGCGTCGAGTACACCTATGCCACTGCGCACTGGCGTCTGAGCCTTAGCGGCTACGACGGCAATCTGCGCGGACTGCAGAAGGGCGCCGGAGCGGTCGGCCGGGTGGTGTGGACGCCCTGGGCGCAGCCCGGCAACCTGCTGCACCTGGCGCTGTCGGCCGGCAGCGAGAGCCCGGAGGGCGATCTGGCCCGCTTCTCCTCGCGCGTGGAGCAGAGCGGCATCGGCCGCACGCGCCTCGATACCGGCAGCCTGGCCGGGGTCGACCGCATCCGCCGCACCGGCCTGGAGGCGCTATGGATCCACGGCCCGTTCACGGTCCAGGGCGAATACCTGCGCGCCGATCTGTCGCGCCGCAGCGCGAGCGATGCCGCGCTCGGCGGCTGGTACGCACAACTGGGCTGGTTCCTGAGCGGCGACCACACTGCCTACAAGGATGGCGCGATCGACATCCCCGACCTCGGCGAAGACGGGCGCGCGGTGGAGATCGCCGCGCGCATCAGCGAACTCGACCTGGACGATGGCAGCGTGCGCGGCGGCGACACCCGCAACTACACCCTGGGCGCCAACTGGTACCTCGGCAAGCACGTGCGCCTGGCGGCCAACTATGTGCACGTCGACGGCGAGCGTCGCGGCGTGGACGTGCAGCCGGATGTGCTCGAGGCCAGGGTGATGCTGACGTTCTGAGCAGAGGGTTGTGGGTTGTGGGTTGTGGGCAGCAGGGCGGTCGAGTTCGGGCATGTCAGCGGTGCTTTTGCCGCCCACAACCCAGAACCCAGAACCCACAACCCTCCGTGGTGTGCAAACTCCACGCCGCCACCCCCTAGACTCGCCGGTCCCCGCAACTCCCCGGCCCCATGCGCGTCGTCGTCAAGATCGGCACTTCCACCGCCACCGAGCAGGGCCGGCTGTCGCCGCCGCGACTGCTCGATTACGCCAAGGCGCTGGCACGCCTGACGTCGGCGGGACATGAGATCGCCTGGGTGAGCTCGGGTGCCGTGGCGGCCGGGCGCGAGGCGCTCGGGATCGCGCCAGATGCACGTCATGTCGCGGCCAAGCAGATGCTCGCCTCGGTGGGTCAGCCGCGGCTGATGGCGCTGTATGGCGAGCTTTGCGGCTATTACGGACAGCGCGTGGCCCAGGTGCTGCTGACCCGCTGGGACCTGGAGCGGCGGCGGAGCTACCTGAACGCGCGGCGCACCTTCGAGGAGTTGTTCGCCCACCGCGTGCTGCCGGTGGTCAACGAGAACGACACCGTGGCCACCGATGAGATCCGCGTCGGCGACAACGACCAGCTCTCCGCGCTGGTGGCCAACCTGGTCGACGCGCGGCTGCTGGTGCTGCTGACCGACCAGGAAGGCCTGTTCGATGCCGATCCGCGGCACAACCCGGACGCGACCCTGGTGCGCCGGGTCGACACGCCCGAGATTCCCGAAGCACTGTGGCAGGCAGCCGGCGGCAAGGCCGGCATGCTCGGTACCGGCGGCATGCTGACCAAGCTGCGCGCAGCCGACATCGCCCGCCGCGGCGGCACCGAGGTGGTGATCGCCAGCGGCGCGGACCCGGCGGTGATCGCGCAACTGATCGATGGCGTCGAAGTCGGCACCCGGTTTACTGCGCTGACGCCGCCGCGCGAGGCGCGCAAGCGCTACATCCTGAGCGGGCTGCGCACCGGCACCGGGGTTGGCATCGATGGCGGCGCGGAACAAGCGCTGGTCCAGGGCAAGAGCCTGCTCGGCGTCGGCGTGAAGAGCGTCAGCGGCGAGTTCGACCGCGGCGACACCGTCACCGTGCATGCCGCCGACGGCCGCGCGCTGGCACGCGGCATCGCCAATTACGGCGCGGCCGAACTCAAGCGCATCGCCGGCAAGCGCTCGAGCGAAGTCGAGGCCATCCTCGGCTACGACTTCGGTCCCGAATTCATCCATCGCGACGACTTGGTGATGCTGTGAACCCGATTCCTGAAGTGCGCGTCCAGGCGGCCGCCGCGCGCGCCGCGAGCGCCCGCCTCAAGCGCAGTCCCGGCGAGCAGCGCAACGCCTTCCTCGGCGCGCTGGCCACTTTGCTGCGCACCCATGCGCACGAAATCATCGGCGCCAACCGCGACGACCTGGCCGACGGCGAGCGCGCTGGCCTCGCGCCCGCGATGCTCGACCGCCTGCGCCTGGATGGCCCGCGCATCGAGGCGATCGCGCGCGATGTCGAGCATGTCGCCACCCTGCCCGACCCCCTGGGCGAGCGCTTCGACGCGCGCGTGCTGCCCTCGGGCATCAGCGTGCACAAGCGGCGGGTGCCGCTCGGCGTGCTCGGCGTGATCTACGAATCGCGCCCGAACGTCACCATCGATGTCGCCGCCTTGGCGATCAAGACCGGCAACGCCGCGGTGCTGCGCGGCGGCAAGGAGGCCATCGCCAGCAACCGCGTGCTGCTCGGGATCGCGCGCGAGGCGCTGGCCGCCAGCGGCCTCCCCGGCGACGCGCTGCAGTTCATCGATTCCACCGCGCGCGAGGCCTCGCTCGCACTGCTGCAACTGGACGACCTGGTCGATCTGATCATCCCGCGCGGCGGTGCCGGCCTGCACGAATTCTGCCGCCGCGAAAGCCGCATCCCGGTGATCACCGGCGGCATCGGCATCTGTCATCTGTATGTCGACCAGCACGCCGACCTGGACCGCGCCCTGCCGGTGATTCGCAACGCCAAGGTGCAGCGCCCGACCGTGTGCAATGCGCTTGACACGGTGCTGGTGCACCACGCCATTGCGGCGCGTTTCGTGCCGCGCCTGGCGGAGTTGCTCGGCGGTGACGGAGTGGAACTGCGCTGCGACGACGCCAGCCTGCCGCTGGCCGATGCGGTGGCCGCCGCGCGCGTGCGCCCTGCCGGTCCCGACGATTACGACACCGAATGGCTGTCGCTGGTGCTCGGCGTGCGTGTGGTCGCCGACGCCGAGGCGGCATTGGCGCACATCGAGCGCCACTCCAGCGGCCATTCCGACGGCATCCTTACCGAGGATCCGGTGCTCGCGGCCGAATTCCTGGCGCGCATCGATTCCGCCGCGGTTTACTGGAATGCCAGCACGCGCTTCACCGACGGCAGCGAACTCGGCCTCGGCGCCGAGGTGGCCGTTTCCACCCAGCGCCTGCACGCCCGCGGCCCGATGGGCCTGAGCGAGTTGTGCAGCTACAAGTGGGTGGTCGAGGGCGCGTACAGCGTGCGACGCTGAGCCTGCGGCGGGTCCCCTGACGGCCAGAAACGGGGAAAGGGTCAGGGGGCATGGGACCTGGCCTGCCGCGTGATCCGCCTGTGACGCAAGGCGATACCCCTTGCCCCTAGATCCCTGCCGCGCTTCACCCCCTGACCAACCCGCCCGCCGCAGGGTCCGACAGTGGCGCACACCACGTCCCCTGCCCCCTGCCCCCTGCCCCGCTTCCCCGGGCCAATGTCCGCCCGCCCCGGAGGGCACCGCACTTGCCTCAGAACGCCGCATTCCCCGGCGTGCGCGGGTACGGGATCACGTCGCGGATGTTGGCCATGCCGGTGACATAGGCCACCAGGCGCTCGAAGCCGAGGCCGAAGCCGGCGTGCGGCACGGTGCCGTAGCGGCGGAAATCGCGGTACCACTGGTAGGCGTGCGGCTCCAGGCCGAACTTGACCATGCGCGCATCGAGCAGGTCCAGGCGCTCCTCGCGCTGGCTGCCGCCGATGATCTCGCCGATGCCGGGCGCCAGCACGTCCATCGCGGCGACGGTGCGGCCGTCGTCGTTCATGCGCATGTAGAAGGCCTTGATCTGCTCCGGGTAGTTCATCACCACCACCGGGCGGCCGACGTGCTCTTCGCTGAGGTAGCGCTCGTGCTCGGTCTGCAGGTCCACGCCCCAGCTGACCGGGTACTCGAAGGCCTTGCCGGACTGCTGCAGGATCGTGATCGCGTCGCTGTAGTCGATGCGCGCGAACTCGGCCGAAACGAACTGCTCCAGGCGCTGGATCACGCCCTTGAGCACGCGGTCGTCGAAGAACTTCAGGTCCTCGCCGCAGCGCTCCAGCACATCGCGGAACACCTGCTTGAGCAGGCCCTCGGCGAGAGTGGCGTCGTCGTTCAGGTCGGCGAAGGCGATCTCCGGCTCGATCATCCAGAACTCGGCCAGGTGGCGCGGGGTGTTGGAGTTCTCGGCGCGGAAGGTCGGCCCGAAGGTGTAGACCTTGCTCAGTGCCAGGCAGTAGGCCTCGACCGCGAGCTGGCCGGACACCGTCAGGTAGGCCTCCTTGCCGAAGAAATCCTGACTGAAGTCGACCTTGCCGGCATCCGTGCGCGGCAGGTTCATCAGGTCCAGGGTGGACACGCGGAACATCTGGCCGGCACCTTCGGCGTCGCTGGCGGTGATGATCGGCGTGTTGACCCAGCAGAAGCCGTGGTGGTCGAAATAGCGGTGGATCGACTGCATGATCGCGTGGCGCACGCGGGTCACCGCGCCGAAGGTGTTGGTGCGCGGGCGCAGGTGCGCCACCTCGCGCAGGAATTCGTAGGAATGCGCCTTGGGCTGGATCGGGTAGGTCTCCGGATCATCGACCAGGCCGATCACGCGCACCGCGCTGGCCTGGATTTCGAAGGCCTGGCCCTGGCCCTGCGAGCGCACCAGCGTGCCGTCGGCCTCGATCGAGCAACCGGCGGTCAGGTGCTGCACCTCATTGGCGTAGTTCGGCAGCGTGGCCGGCGCGACGATCTGCAGGTTGCCCATGCAGGAGCCGTCGTTGAGCTGGACGAAGGAAATCCCGGCCTTGGAATCGCGCCGCGTGCGCACCCAACCCTTGACCGTGATCGCCGTGCCCTCGGCATGCTTGCCCGCCAGCGCGTCCTTGACCGTCACCCAAGCCATGTTCCTGATTCCGTGCAGATTGCCGCGTGTCGCGGCGAGGCCGCGGATCATACGGGAAGCGGGCGCGGTGCCGTGAAGGACTGGCGTGCCGGCACGCGCTGCTGGGGCAGCTCCCGACCCGACCCCGTCCACCGCGCACACGCCCCAGTCCCCAGCCCCGCCTTGCGCGCTCGCCACTCACCCACCATTCCGCCAGTGCCTGCTAGCCTTCGGGTCATCGAATCGCAAGGAGCGAGCCATGTCGATCACGCTGACCACCGCAGCCGCCAGCCGGGTGCGCGAGTTCGTGGGCGCGCAGGACGGAGCCATCGGCCTGCGGCTGGGCGTCCGCCGCACGGGTTGCAGCGGCTGGGCCTATGCCGTGGATGTCGCCAGGGAACTGGCCGCAGACGACCAGGTGTTCGAGCAGGACGGCGTCAAGGTGGTGGTGGATGCCAAGGCGCTGCCCTTGCTCGACGGCACCGAGATCGACTTCGTGCGCCAGGGCCTGAACCGCCAGTTTTCCTTCCGCAATCCGAACGTCGCCGGCGGGTGCGGCTGCGGCGAGAGCTTCTCGGTGGAACGCGCTGCGATTTGAGCGAGGGTTGTGGGTTGTGGGTTGTGGGCGGCAAAGCTCGCGTACCGACGCACCTTTACCTTTGGTAGCCGACTCTGTCGGCGATCGCCTGGCGGCCGCCACGACAGGATCGCGGCTGAAGCCGCTCCCACCTTGCCATCGGCACGCCCGCGCTTGCTGCCAACAACCGACAACCAGCAACCAGCGACCCAGCCCGACCGCAGCCCGGTCAACCCGCTGCATTGGCCTCGCGCACCGGGACGGGCACCGAACACACGTCGATATGCCCCGCCGGCACCTTGTACCAGGCGTCGCGGCGGTTGCGGCGGGATTCGATGAGGTCGGTGAAGGCGTCGCTGTCGGTGCGCATGACTTCGATCGACGCGCGCTCGGCTTCGGGCAGGTCGCTGGCAACGCGCACGCGCTGAATCGGCACGTGATGCGCGGGATTCTCGTGGAAACCCATCGGCGCCGGGCCGCGCGACAGGGCGGACAACAGCTCCATGCCGACCAGCACGCGGCCGGCGACGGTGATGTTGCGGTCGAGTTGGCGCGGGGCGTGGCCGATCACCACGTACAACTCGGTACCGCCGCCTGAATCCACCTCGTTGTCGCGACCGACGCCGAGCGTGCCGTAGCAATGAGTCAGCCAGGCGCGGCCGGCGTGCGGATCGCGCGCGGCGGGAAAACCGTCGGCAAAACCGGTTTGCGGGGCCCAGCCGTCCGGATCGGGCAGCGTGGTGAACTTCAGGTCTCGGGTATCCGGTCGGGTGAACTCGGCCGGCAGCGTGCGCACGCCCGCAGCGAGCGGCTTGCGCTTGGTCTCGTCGCTGGCGTCCGGGTCGCCCCACTGGACGACGAAGTTGTCCTGCACGCGCAAGATCGCCAGGCCGTCGTAATAGCCGCTGCGCGCCAGCGCAAGGATGTTCTCGACGTGCTTCGGGGCGAAGGCTGGCGCCAGTTCGATCACCACGCGGCCGCTGGCCAGTTCCAGGTACAAGGTGCGCGCCGGGTCGGGTGTGCGCCAGTCCGTGGGTTTCGATGCGGCGATCACTTCGGCCATGGTGCGGCCCGGCGCAGGTGCGGCGGTCGCCGCAGGGGCATTGGCACACAGCCCGGGGCGAAAGTCGATCCGCTGCGGCGTCTCGCCAGGCGTCGGCGGCCCGGAGACCAGAGCGTGCAATCCGTCCTGGTCACGAACGTACTCGATCCGCTGGGGGTAGTCGTGCGCGGGGTTGGCGAAGACGATCCGCGCCTCGCCGCGCTCGCTCTCACGGAAAGGCACCGGCGCACCGCCACCCGGCTGCGCCAGGTAAATCAGTACGCCGTCTTGCGCCTCGATGCGCAGGAACTCGAAGCCGGTCAGGCGCTCGCCCTTGAAGCTGCGCGCCAGCGCGTGCATGCGCCCGTCGACCGGGGCAGTCCAGCGCTCCTCGAAGCGGCGCTCGCCGGACACCGCGCACCAGTCGCCCGCCATGAATGCCGGTGGTTCGCCCGCCGCCGCGGCGCTGCCAGCAGCCAGCGCCATGCACAGGATCGTCCGTTTCATCCTCGCCTCCGGCGGCGCAGGCCGCATTGTCATCTGGCGAGTCTACAATCGCCATGGGCACGGCCACTGGGGGAAGCGATGGACCCGATTGATTGCCGGTCGATGGACGAGGAGCAGCTGGCGCGCTGGCAACGCCTCTGTGCGCATCCTTTCGAAGCACCCGACCAGGGCCTCGACTTCACCCGGCGGCTGGCGCGCGAGCAGGACTGGACACTGGGGCAGGCGCGCCAGGCGGTCGACGAGTACCGCAAGTTCTGCTTTCTGGCCTGTTGCGGCGCCGGCGAGATGACGCCCAGCCGCGAGGTCGACGAGGTCTGGCATCTGCACCTGATCCATACCCACGACTACTGGCGCGAGTTCTGCCCCAAGGTGCTCGGCATGGAACTGCACCACGGCCCAACCCGTGGCGGCGCCAGCGACGCGCGGCGGCACCGCGAGCAATACGCGCACACCCTGGCTTGCTACGAGCAGTGGTTCGGCCCGCCGCCGGAGGCTTGGTGGCCCGGCACCGCCGCACGCTTCGCGCCGCAAGTGTCGTTGCGCCTTGCCGGGAACCGGAAGTCCCGCGGCTGGCTGGCGCTGGCGTCGATCGGCGTGGGCGGCCTGTGCCTGGCGCGGCTGGCGCAGGCGCAATCTGCGAACCCGCTCGACTGGACCGGCCGCGAGTTCCTGGTGCTTTACCTGGTGGCGATGCTGAGCGTGCTGATCGCATCCGTGCTGATTCGGCGCGCCGCACGCGACACCGGGGCCGCGCGTGGCGCGCGCCCCGAAGCGCTGGAACTGGCCTACCTCGCCGGCGGCGCAACCCGCAGCGCCGATGCCGGTATCGCGCAGATGCTGGCCGAAGGCCAGGTGGAGTGGGATGCGGCGGCAGCGAAACTGCGCTCCACCGGCGGCGCGCGCCGCCTCGGCGAGCCCTTTGAGCAGATCGCGCAGTGCATCGCGGCCGACGGGGAGCCCGACCGCGCGGTCTCACGCGCCGCGCTGCGCCTGGACAGCGTGCGCAAGGCGCTGGTCGCCAAGGGCCTGTGGCTGGATGACGCTGGCGCCTGGCGCGCGCGCTGGTGGAGCGCCTTGCCGTGGCTGTTGCTGGCAGGGTTCGGCGCAGCCAAGATCGTGATCGGGATCTCGCGCGGCAAGCCGGTTGCCATCCTGGTGATCTTGTCGATCATCACGACGGTGGTCGGCCTGATCCTGCTGCTCAAGCGCCCCGGACGCACCCGCGCCGGCGACCGCGCGCTCGCCGAGGCGCGCGTGCAGCACGCCCGCGCGCTGCGCGCACCGCGCCCGCAGGAGACCGGGCTCGCAGTGGCGCTGCTCGGAACCGCCGCGCTCAGCGGGACGGCCTGGGCCAGCTACCACCAGTCGCGCACTCCACCGTCCAGCTCCGATGGCGGATCGAGCGGCAGCGACTCGGGCAGCAGCGACAGCGGCGGAGACAGCGGCGGCGGTGGCTGCGGCGGGTGCGGCGGTGGCGGGGGGGATTGATGGCGCGACGACAGCCTGTGGAAGTACCGGCTGCCGCTGGCGACGCGCTTGTTCGCGCATCAAACGGTCGCGTACTCGTGCCTGCTTTTTTGTCCGCAAAGGACGCAAAGGACGCGAAGAAGGCAAGAGCGTCCTGGGTGCGCAGCTTCCCTATGCCCCTGCATATCCGACCATGGATTTGGCTCTACTTTGCGTCCTTCGCGTCCTTTGCGGATAAACGGCTTCGGTTTCATGGACTTGAAACATGTTCGGCGAGAGCAGCGTAGGCCGGTGTATCGCGCAGCGATTCACCGGCAGGCGTGAGCCGCGGCAAGCACCCGGGGAACGCGCTGAAGCGCGTACCGCCGGGCTACGCACTCCCAAACGCAATCGGGCGCCCGAGGGCGCCCGATGCGATGCAGCTTGATGCCCGGAATCAGCGGATCGAGAACAGCGAGAAGCCGCCGCGACCGCCGTAAGATGCGCTGTCGCGCGAGCGACGGGTGCGCATGCGGTCGAGCAACTCGTTCTGGCGTTGTTCCAGCCAGTCGTCGCGGTTCAGGCCACTGGCCGCCGCCGGACCCTGTTCTTCCGCGGCCTGCGAACGGAACAGCAGGAAGTCCTCGTAGGCGTCGATCTCGTGCTTCAGTTCCTCGACCACCAGCTCGATCATGATCGCGTCGTCGAGGAAGCCGAGCACCGGGATGGTGTCCGGGATCGCGTCCTGCGGATCGGAGAAATAGGTCAGCGCCGACAGGATCTCGTTGCGCTCGGAATCGGAGATGCCCCAGTTCTTGTCATGCACCATGCCGATCAGGGTGCCCAGGCGCTTCATGCGCGAGGACACGAACTCCGGCACCTGCTGACCCTGGGTGTCCTCGAACAGTTTCTGCGCGGCACCGGTGATTTGCTCAGGCGTCAGGTCCTGGGCGGCCGCCTTGGCGCGGCGCATCGCAGCGCGGAAATGCTCCAGATCTTCTTCGGACAGGTCGATTACGACGCGCATGGCTGTGTCCCTGGGTAGTGCAGAGTGAGGAGGGGGAGACTATCGGTCGGCATTGTTGCACGTCAATTTCGGAAGCGGAGTGGGTGGAGCGGGGAGAGGTGTAGCGGGGAGAGGTGATGCGGGGCAACGGAAAGGCGCGCAAGTCCGAAGGTGTCCGGTTATCCAGCGAAAGACGGAGCTGCGAGGTCCGCTCTTACCTTGCCCCCTGCCCCGCCTTTGCTTTTCCCGCCTTTCCCGCTTCCCCGCTCACGCCTCCACCGCCATCGCCGGCTGCCCGCCCGCACGGCGCCAGTGGCCCTTGACGCGCTCGCCGAGGTCCTCTACGGCGGCGTACATGGTCGGCAGTACCAGCAGGGTGATCGCGGTGGAGAACACCAGGCCGCCGGCGATGGCGCGTGCCATCGGGTAGTAGGCGGGGCCGCCACCGCCGATGCCGACATCGCTGATGCATAGCGGCAGCAGGCCGAGGAAGGTGGTGCCGGTGGTGATCAGGATCGGGCGCAAACGCTCGACGCCGCCAAGGATCAGCGCTTCATCGCGGCTGTAGCCCTGGCGGCGCAAGGTGTTGACGTGTTCGATCAGCACGATGCCGTTGTTCACCACCACGCCGATCAGGATCATTATTCCGATGAAGGCCATCACCGAGAAGGTGGTGTCCCAGACCAGGAAGGTCCACCAGACACCGATCACCGCGAAGATGATCGAGGTGAGGATCGCCAGCGGATACAGCGCCGACTCGAACAGCGCCGCCATCACCATGTAGATCAGCACGATGGAAAGGAGCAGCAGGAACAGCATTTCGTTGGCGGCGGCGGCATCGTCCTCGAAGCGCTGGCCGAGGTCATAACCGTAGCCGGCCGGGAAGGGATATTCCTTCATGGTCGATTCGATCGCCTGGCGCGCCTCGCCCATGTCGCTCTTGGGCTTGAGGTCGAGCGTGATCGAGGTGCCGGTCTTGCGGTTCTGGCGACCGATCCCGGTCGGGCCCGGCGACATGTCGACGCTGACCAGCGCCGACAGCGGCACCGACTCGCCATCGGCGCGGGTCACGCGGATGACCTTGAGCTCGTCCAGCGACAGCCGCTCGGCGTCCTTGAAGCGCAGCCAGACCGGCACCTCGGTGTCGCCCTGGCGGAACTCGCGCAAGGGCACGCCGCGCATCGCAACCTGGATCAGGCGGCCAACCTGGGCCGGGTCGAAGCCGAGATTGGCGGCGCGCTCGCGGTCCACCCGCAGCTGTACTTCCTGTTGCTCTTGCGCATTGTCCACGCGCACATCCGCGAACATCTCGTTGCGCGCCAGCAGGCGTGTCACATCGCGCGCCAACTCGGTCAGCACTTCGGTCGAATCGCCGGTGATGTTGACCTGCACACTCGGTGTCTGGCTGCCGCCACCTGCATTGCCGCCGCCCGGGCCGAAGCGCAAATCGACCACCGCCTTGCCGACCGCCAGCTGAGGCAGCCCTTTGCGCACGGCTTCCTTGATTTCCTCGACCGGCCGCTTCGCGTCCTCGCCCTTGACCAGTTGCAGGCGCGTCTGCATGCCCTGGTCCTCGCTGATCCAGCTGTAGACCGATTCGATCTCGAACTCCTGCTTGTGCCGCAGCAGGTACTCCTCGACCGTGCGCGCCGCCTGCTCCATCTGCTCCAGGCGATAGCGACCGTTGAGTTCGTAGCCGACGGCGAAGTCGCGATCGGCGTCGCCGCCGAAGAAATCGGTCTTCACGAATGCGCCCGGGATCGCCACGCTGAACAGGATCCCGAGGATGCCCACCCAGGACCAGCCACGGTGCTGCAGCGACCAGCGCAGGGTGCGGCCATACACGGCCTTCCAGCGCTCGACGATCTGCACCTGCGCCAGGCCTTTGGGCGGCTCGATGCGCGCGGCGAGCATCGGGATGATGCTGACCGCGACGAACCACGAGGCCAGCAGCGCCACCGACATTGGAACCGCGACGTAGTACAGGAACAGGCCGACCTGGGTGGTGCCGCCGAACACATTGGGCAAGAACACGATGATGCTGGTCAGGGTGCCGGCACTGACCGCCAGCTGCACCATGCGCGTGCCCTCGATCGCGGTGCCGATCTTGTCCTCCGGGCGCTTCTCGCGCTGCTGGTAGATGCTCTCGGTGACCACCACCGCGTTGTCGACCAGCATGCCGATGCCGAGCAGCAGACCCATCATGGTCAGCACATTCAGGGTCAGGCCGATGAAGTAGAGACCGCCCAGGCTGATCGCGATGCAGATCGGCACCGACAGGGACACCATCAGGGTGCTCGGCCAGTGGCGCAGGAAGAAGTACAGCACCAGCAGCGAGAACAGCATGCCCTCCCAGCCCGCCTTCACCAGTTCCCCCATCGACGAAGTCACGCCCTCGCCCTGGTCGCCGATGATGTAGATCTCGATGCCCGCCAGCGCACCGCTGGCCTCGATCTTGCGGATCTCGG
The Rhodanobacteraceae bacterium genome window above contains:
- the proB gene encoding glutamate 5-kinase, which gives rise to MRVVVKIGTSTATEQGRLSPPRLLDYAKALARLTSAGHEIAWVSSGAVAAGREALGIAPDARHVAAKQMLASVGQPRLMALYGELCGYYGQRVAQVLLTRWDLERRRSYLNARRTFEELFAHRVLPVVNENDTVATDEIRVGDNDQLSALVANLVDARLLVLLTDQEGLFDADPRHNPDATLVRRVDTPEIPEALWQAAGGKAGMLGTGGMLTKLRAADIARRGGTEVVIASGADPAVIAQLIDGVEVGTRFTALTPPREARKRYILSGLRTGTGVGIDGGAEQALVQGKSLLGVGVKSVSGEFDRGDTVTVHAADGRALARGIANYGAAELKRIAGKRSSEVEAILGYDFGPEFIHRDDLVML
- a CDS encoding glutamate-5-semialdehyde dehydrogenase; translated protein: MPEVRVQAAAARAASARLKRSPGEQRNAFLGALATLLRTHAHEIIGANRDDLADGERAGLAPAMLDRLRLDGPRIEAIARDVEHVATLPDPLGERFDARVLPSGISVHKRRVPLGVLGVIYESRPNVTIDVAALAIKTGNAAVLRGGKEAIASNRVLLGIAREALAASGLPGDALQFIDSTAREASLALLQLDDLVDLIIPRGGAGLHEFCRRESRIPVITGGIGICHLYVDQHADLDRALPVIRNAKVQRPTVCNALDTVLVHHAIAARFVPRLAELLGGDGVELRCDDASLPLADAVAAARVRPAGPDDYDTEWLSLVLGVRVVADAEAALAHIERHSSGHSDGILTEDPVLAAEFLARIDSAAVYWNASTRFTDGSELGLGAEVAVSTQRLHARGPMGLSELCSYKWVVEGAYSVRR
- the asnS gene encoding asparagine--tRNA ligase, giving the protein MAWVTVKDALAGKHAEGTAITVKGWVRTRRDSKAGISFVQLNDGSCMGNLQIVAPATLPNYANEVQHLTAGCSIEADGTLVRSQGQGQAFEIQASAVRVIGLVDDPETYPIQPKAHSYEFLREVAHLRPRTNTFGAVTRVRHAIMQSIHRYFDHHGFCWVNTPIITASDAEGAGQMFRVSTLDLMNLPRTDAGKVDFSQDFFGKEAYLTVSGQLAVEAYCLALSKVYTFGPTFRAENSNTPRHLAEFWMIEPEIAFADLNDDATLAEGLLKQVFRDVLERCGEDLKFFDDRVLKGVIQRLEQFVSAEFARIDYSDAITILQQSGKAFEYPVSWGVDLQTEHERYLSEEHVGRPVVVMNYPEQIKAFYMRMNDDGRTVAAMDVLAPGIGEIIGGSQREERLDLLDARMVKFGLEPHAYQWYRDFRRYGTVPHAGFGLGFERLVAYVTGMANIRDVIPYPRTPGNAAF
- a CDS encoding iron-sulfur cluster assembly accessory protein codes for the protein MSITLTTAAASRVREFVGAQDGAIGLRLGVRRTGCSGWAYAVDVARELAADDQVFEQDGVKVVVDAKALPLLDGTEIDFVRQGLNRQFSFRNPNVAGGCGCGESFSVERAAI
- a CDS encoding peptidylprolyl isomerase: MAEVIAASKPTDWRTPDPARTLYLELASGRVVIELAPAFAPKHVENILALARSGYYDGLAILRVQDNFVVQWGDPDASDETKRKPLAAGVRTLPAEFTRPDTRDLKFTTLPDPDGWAPQTGFADGFPAARDPHAGRAWLTHCYGTLGVGRDNEVDSGGGTELYVVIGHAPRQLDRNITVAGRVLVGMELLSALSRGPAPMGFHENPAHHVPIQRVRVASDLPEAERASIEVMRTDSDAFTDLIESRRNRRDAWYKVPAGHIDVCSVPVPVREANAAG
- a CDS encoding TIGR04222 domain-containing membrane protein; amino-acid sequence: MDPIDCRSMDEEQLARWQRLCAHPFEAPDQGLDFTRRLAREQDWTLGQARQAVDEYRKFCFLACCGAGEMTPSREVDEVWHLHLIHTHDYWREFCPKVLGMELHHGPTRGGASDARRHREQYAHTLACYEQWFGPPPEAWWPGTAARFAPQVSLRLAGNRKSRGWLALASIGVGGLCLARLAQAQSANPLDWTGREFLVLYLVAMLSVLIASVLIRRAARDTGAARGARPEALELAYLAGGATRSADAGIAQMLAEGQVEWDAAAAKLRSTGGARRLGEPFEQIAQCIAADGEPDRAVSRAALRLDSVRKALVAKGLWLDDAGAWRARWWSALPWLLLAGFGAAKIVIGISRGKPVAILVILSIITTVVGLILLLKRPGRTRAGDRALAEARVQHARALRAPRPQETGLAVALLGTAALSGTAWASYHQSRTPPSSSDGGSSGSDSGSSDSGGDSGGGGCGGCGGGGGD
- a CDS encoding DUF1232 domain-containing protein, with the protein product MRVVIDLSEEDLEHFRAAMRRAKAAAQDLTPEQITGAAQKLFEDTQGQQVPEFVSSRMKRLGTLIGMVHDKNWGISDSERNEILSALTYFSDPQDAIPDTIPVLGFLDDAIMIELVVEELKHEIDAYEDFLLFRSQAAEEQGPAAASGLNRDDWLEQRQNELLDRMRTRRSRDSASYGGRGGFSLFSIR
- a CDS encoding efflux RND transporter permease subunit, which encodes MTLAEIALKRPVTTIMLFISCVVFGLLSARLLKLEFFPEVDAPFILVQVPYPGATPKEVEREIVRPLEESLSTISGIDNMFANADENGATFFLVFDWNRNIKVKLSEVRERVDAARGELPQDIQRILVQKFSTNDEPVLQVRLSSTTGNLLDAYDLLERRIKRPLERIPGVAAVELSGVEPSEVRIDLLPERIAAHNIDLNALSQKLQSANFSTSAGLIHDGEHRYRVQPIGEIRDLSEYGNLIIGEGGLRLKDIAEVRYAQREINFRRILNGNYAVGVDIRRERGANLVDVCSRVMAEIRKIEASGALAGIEIYIIGDQGEGVTSSMGELVKAGWEGMLFSLLVLYFFLRHWPSTLMVSLSVPICIAISLGGLYFIGLTLNVLTMMGLLLGIGMLVDNAVVVTESIYQQREKRPEDKIGTAIEGTRMVQLAVSAGTLTSIIVFLPNVFGGTTQVGLFLYYVAVPMSVALLASWFVAVSIIPMLAARIEPPKGLAQVQIVERWKAVYGRTLRWSLQHRGWSWVGILGILFSVAIPGAFVKTDFFGGDADRDFAVGYELNGRYRLEQMEQAARTVEEYLLRHKQEFEIESVYSWISEDQGMQTRLQLVKGEDAKRPVEEIKEAVRKGLPQLAVGKAVVDLRFGPGGGNAGGGSQTPSVQVNITGDSTEVLTELARDVTRLLARNEMFADVRVDNAQEQQEVQLRVDRERAANLGFDPAQVGRLIQVAMRGVPLREFRQGDTEVPVWLRFKDAERLSLDELKVIRVTRADGESVPLSALVSVDMSPGPTGIGRQNRKTGTSITLDLKPKSDMGEARQAIESTMKEYPFPAGYGYDLGQRFEDDAAAANEMLFLLLLSIVLIYMVMAALFESALYPLAILTSIIFAVIGVWWTFLVWDTTFSVMAFIGIMILIGVVVNNGIVLIEHVNTLRRQGYSRDEALILGGVERLRPILITTGTTFLGLLPLCISDVGIGGGGPAYYPMARAIAGGLVFSTAITLLVLPTMYAAVEDLGERVKGHWRRAGGQPAMAVEA